Proteins found in one Equus przewalskii isolate Varuska chromosome 20, EquPr2, whole genome shotgun sequence genomic segment:
- the SSBP4 gene encoding single-stranded DNA-binding protein 4 isoform X10, with protein MGSMAPNDALAAGPMAPGFFQPFMSPRFPGGPRPTLRMPSQPPVGLPGSQPLIPGAMDPSPRAQGHPSMGSVQRVTPPRGMASVGPQSYGGSMRPPPNSLAGPGLPTMNIGPGVRGPWTSPSGNSIPYSSSSPGSYSGPPGGGGPPGTPIMPSPGDSTNSSENMYTIMNPIGPGAGRANFPLGPGPEGPMAAMSAMEPHHVNGSLGSGDMDGLPKSSPGAVAGLSNAPGTPRDDGEMAAAGTFLHPFPSESVSDCVDSPPAAASGRRGLAGRPRRGGRGARARP; from the exons ATGGGGAGCATGGCCCCCAACGACGCATTGGCAGCCGGCCCTATGGCTCCTGGCTTCTTCCAG CCCTTCATGTCACCGCGGTTCCCAGGGGGCCCCCGGCCCACCCTGCGGATGCCGAGTCAG cctcctgtAGGCCTCCCCGGCTCCCAGCCCCTCATTCCTGGCGCCATGGACCCCTCCCCGCGAGCTCAGG GGCATCCGAGCATGGGCTCAGTGCAGAGGGTGACGCCTCCAAGGGGCATGGCCAGCGTTGGGCCCCAG AGCTACGGAGGTAGTATGCGGCCCCCACCCAACTCACTCGCCGGCCCAGGCCTGCCCACCATGAACAT AGGCCCTGGAGTGCGCGGCCCGtggaccagccccagtggcaACTCG aTCCCCTACTCCTCATCCTCCCCCGGCAGCTACTCG GgacccccaggaggaggtgggccCCCTGGAACGCCCATCATGCCCAGCCCTGGAG ACTCCACCAACTCCAGCGAGAACATGTACACCATTATGAACCCCATCGGGCCGGGCGCCGGCAGGGCTAAC TTCCCCCTGGGCCCTGGCCCCGAGGGCCCCATGGCCGCCATGAGTGCAATGGAGCCTCACCACGTGAACGGATCCCTGG GCTCGGGCGACATGGACGGGTTGCCGAAG AGCTCCCCCGGCGCCGTGGCCGGCCTGAGCAACGCCCCGGGCACCCCGCGGGACGACGGCGAGATGGCGGCCGCCGGGACTTTCCTGCACCCGTTCCCGAGCGAAAGCGTAAGCGACTGCGTCGACTCCCCCCCCGCGGCGGCGTCGGGCCGGAGGGGCCTGGCAGGCAGGCCCCGGCGGGGCGGCCGGGGGGCCAGAGCAAGACCGTGA
- the SSBP4 gene encoding single-stranded DNA-binding protein 4 isoform X11 produces MGSMAPNDALAAGPMAPGFFQGPPGSQPPPHNPNAPMMGPHIQPFMSPRFPGGPRPTLRMPSQPPVGLPGSQPLIPGAMDPSPRAQGHPSMGSVQRVTPPRGMASVGPQSYGGSMRPPPNSLAGPGLPTMNIGPGVRGPWTSPSGNSIPYSSSSPGSYSGPPGGGGPPGTPIMPSPGDSTNSSENMYTIMNPIGPGAGRANFPLGPGPEGPMAAMSAMEPHHVNGSLGSGDMDGLPKSSPGAVAGLSNAPGTPRDDGEMAAAGTFLHPFPSESYSPGMTMSV; encoded by the exons ATGGGGAGCATGGCCCCCAACGACGCATTGGCAGCCGGCCCTATGGCTCCTGGCTTCTTCCAG GGCCCCCCTGGCTCCCAGCCGCCCCCCCACAACCCCAACGCCCCCATGATGGGGCCTCATATTCAG CCCTTCATGTCACCGCGGTTCCCAGGGGGCCCCCGGCCCACCCTGCGGATGCCGAGTCAG cctcctgtAGGCCTCCCCGGCTCCCAGCCCCTCATTCCTGGCGCCATGGACCCCTCCCCGCGAGCTCAGG GGCATCCGAGCATGGGCTCAGTGCAGAGGGTGACGCCTCCAAGGGGCATGGCCAGCGTTGGGCCCCAG AGCTACGGAGGTAGTATGCGGCCCCCACCCAACTCACTCGCCGGCCCAGGCCTGCCCACCATGAACAT AGGCCCTGGAGTGCGCGGCCCGtggaccagccccagtggcaACTCG aTCCCCTACTCCTCATCCTCCCCCGGCAGCTACTCG GgacccccaggaggaggtgggccCCCTGGAACGCCCATCATGCCCAGCCCTGGAG ACTCCACCAACTCCAGCGAGAACATGTACACCATTATGAACCCCATCGGGCCGGGCGCCGGCAGGGCTAAC TTCCCCCTGGGCCCTGGCCCCGAGGGCCCCATGGCCGCCATGAGTGCAATGGAGCCTCACCACGTGAACGGATCCCTGG GCTCGGGCGACATGGACGGGTTGCCGAAG AGCTCCCCCGGCGCCGTGGCCGGCCTGAGCAACGCCCCGGGCACCCCGCGGGACGACGGCGAGATGGCGGCCGCCGGGACTTTCCTGCACCCGTTCCCGAGCGAAAGC TACTCGCCCGGGATGACCATGAGCGTGTGA